The sequence below is a genomic window from Dermacentor andersoni chromosome 6, qqDerAnde1_hic_scaffold, whole genome shotgun sequence.
ATCCAAGACCTCCAAGTGAACCATATCCGGATGAGCTACCAAGCCCACTACCATACAGCCCAGAGAGGCCGAAGGAGCGCGGGTAGCCCCCGTACAGGCCGGAAAGACCAGAAAGACCAGAAAGTCCGGAGTAACCAGAGTATCCTCCAAGTCCTGATAGGCTCGAGAGACCTGTCAAGCCAGAGTAGCCTCCCAAAAGGCCGGACATACCTCCAAGGCCTGAGTAACCCCCGTAGAGGCCTGACAGACCAAGAGAGCTCCCGTATCCTCCAAACCCTCCAGGATAGACTCCTACAAGGCGTGCTCCTCTAAGTCCTCCGAAAAGACTTCCCGAGGAGCTTGGGTAGCCGAAGGAGCCAAGTGAGCTACCGTATGAGTACACAGATGGGCTAGAGAGTCCGAGAAGCCCCGAGTAAGCTCCAGACAATCCAGAAAGCCCTCCAAGACGCGAGGAACCTCCGTACAATCCTGACAGCCCACTGAGGCCGGAATAACCCGTGAGTGAACCTGAGAGTCCCAATCCTTGACCGAGCAGTCCTACTGGTCCTCCGAAACCACCAATTCCACTCAAGAGTCCTGGGTATCCACCGTAAGAAGTCGAAAGCCCTGTCAATCCAGAGTAGCCTCCTGAAAGGCCGGACAGACCTCCAAGGCCTGAGTAACCTCCGTAGAGGCCTGACAGACCCAAAGAGTTTCCGTACACTCCAGACACTCCAGGATAGCTTCCTACCACTCGTACCCCCCTAAGTCCTCCGGAAAGACCTCCAAGTGAGCCGAGTGAGCTGCCATACGAGTATACAGATGGGCTAGAGAGTCCGAGAAGCCCTGTAGAACCACCCATGTACCCGCCGTTGAGCAATCCGGAGTAGCCTCCAGCCAGCCCAGAAAGTCCTCCGAGACGCGAGTATCCTCCATACAGTCCACTAAGACCAGGATATACCCCGAGCGAGCCTGATAAACCTAGACTACCAAGACTCGACTGATACCCCGGGTACCCAACATTCCAGCTGGAAAGTCCTCCCAAGCCACTGTAACCACCAAGTCCATACAGGCCCCCGAGTCTTTGGACGCCTCCGCTGAGGCCCGACAAACCAAGGGAGCTTCCATAGAGGCCAGAGAGGCCCTGATAGCCTCCACCATAGAGACCCGAAAGGCCTCCAAGACCCGAAAGACCTCCAAGTGAATACAAGCCTCCTAGACCACTGTAGCCTCCGAGACCACTGTAGCCTCCGAGACCACCATAGCCTCGAAGACCGCTGTAGCCTCCGAGACCGCTGTAGCCTCCAAGACCGCTAAAGCCTCCAAGACCGCTGAAACCTCCGAGTGTACTGTAGCCGCCTAGGCCACCGTAGCCTCCACCTAACCCGAGACTACCGAACCCTGATCCCTGCAGAAATGCAGCAGCTCTGGCTGCAAAGgctgaaaataaaaaagaaagcaatttgaGAAGCAGTTCCTGGTTATTATATAAGACGACACGCTCTAATATCTTTCCTTGCTTACTTGCGCATAGTTTTCAAGTAATGACAAAATATTACCGCTTCGCCCTTAAGCTAGGCAGTGTGGGCTCATCAACTCTATGCATTTCTACGTATTACTTTTTCTGAAACTAATATCTACAAAGATGAATAGTATCTTTCTCAGTTACGGACGCAGCAATGGCTTCATATGCACGCTTTACTTGAAAAATGGGTAACAGCAATTGAGCGATGTTTAACGAATATCTAGCGTGCCGTGCTCAGGGCCCACGTTTAGTCTTGTTCCCCTTCGAACAGACTACGATAAAGTAAAACGTCGAAAAAGAGGCTATCACTTTCATTCACTGTTTCATTGTTTACCATTTCGCTTACTGCTACACGTTAGAATAAGATACGCAACCAAATGCGTATGTGTGGCTTTGCTTCTCACACGTCAGAATAAGTGTGATAGAATGAACACTGCAGGCCGCGTTCAGTAATGAAAACTTTAAATTCATTAGAGATGATCATAAAGTAGGAGCTTTTAATAATTTTTCAACCACCTTAAATTCCCTTCGAGTTTGAATACTCACCAGAGCACAAGACGCTCAAGAAGACGGCCGGAAATTTTCCCTGCATGGTGGACAAGCCCGTTTCTCCCCTTTATCAACGCTTAGTGGCCAAGCGTTGCGGTCTGAGCTGGCCGCTATCCTGGGTATATATACGTCTCTCAACTGCAATCCCAGCATCCTTCTTCGGGTACGTGTCACGTGCTGTGGAACCCCTCCTTATTGTTCATGTATATCTCCTACGACGAAATGGCACAATGTCAAGGGCAAcaagaataagaaaaaagaaactatttCATCATCAATATGTAAACAATGAGATTGTAAATGATTAGTAGGGCCGCGGATTTAGAGAAATATAAAATAGATCAAGCGATAACTTATGGATGTGACAGTGAGCGAAGCATTCGCCTATCTAAGATAATCATTGGTAAGCAAACTTTCAGCTTCTTGATGAAATAAGGAAAAATGCAGTTTTGATATTGCTGGAGGCTACACAGATTTCTTCCATGAGTGTACAATTGTTCACACTCGATATGCAGAGGATTATGACATTGGATAATATGTTACGTCAAAAATACCACCCCGTGTCTTTATGCATAAAACACTGCTTAGCTGCAGTAAATAAGGAGAGGCGTTGACTATCTTTATAAGTAGCCGCCTTCGAATGATATCAACGAAGGTGATCGGCCGGCTGTTGGTTAGACCGTGTAAGGAGGAATCGCGCGGGCTGCATGGCAGGGAAGGTGGAGACGAATATTAAACAAATCATAAGAATGAAAAGCTCTGTCCAAATGTTGCTTTGCACAATTTTATATTTATATAGAGCGCAGTGCCTCGGTATTGTCCGCAGATAAGGCCCTCCGCATATGGTTCCCGCCTTGCGGAAAAGCCAGGTGGGTAGCAGGAGTGTTTCTAAAGTATAAACACATTGCTTTCCTATTGTATTCTTGCCTTTCGCAAAGTTCAATAGAAAAGTGACTCACTAAAGTGTCGTGGAGAAGGCAAGCAAGTCACAAGCTTGAGCTGCGGACTACGAAGAAATTGCACTGTTGGTTCACGAAGTGACCTTCAATCTAGCAGTTCAATCAAACCCTCGTAAAAGAAAAGGATCAATCGAAAGAAGCGTTCACGGAAATAAAGTTCACAACACAGAGGAAGAGAACACAGTGACGAAGATCTCAAAAGAATCTTATTCAGTCCTGAGTACTTTGGACTGCATCACGACAAAGTCAGCTGCTAGATGCTACACATCTTAAGCACGTTTCCAATACATGGCGGAATATAATCTTATGAAGCTCGACGTTATTAGGTGTGCACTTGTTTAATGAATTTTAACTATTTTACTCATTTTAGCTTTGTTGACACGCGAATCAAACTGAAATGAACAATTAGAGCGTCTATTTGGAGACGCTTTTCTCGGACTCATTTATTCCGTGTAAATGAACAGTTTATCACTTGCAGAAAATTTATTCTCTCGATATTTCGAATAAAAATAAACACATTACGTATTTGCATCACGTGGTATGCTAAACACATTAGCGTTATCTCAACGATTTAAGCAATTTTCACCACCAAGTAACACTAAGCACGTACGCAGAGTAAGCATGACAGAATTCTAGGGCATACCTATCGGTGCTTGGAGGCTACTTCAAAACTAAGAAATAAATGCATGTCGGCTACAGTGGCAATCAACCCCGGTGGAGATACAGTCAAAGCACATGGCTTACCATACGCCTTTGTACAAAGTTACTCGTCGTACGATCCGCATAAAGAGGTGCTCAACACGGCAGTTTGAACCCTTGCTGCCTCAATCGCGAGTAGTTaatacgttaaagaacccagtaAACCAAAAAGAATTCATCAGGTATGCTTGCTTATTCCCACCATTCATTCCAAATAGAATTCTCCCGTGGATGCCGCGTACGGGATAATTAAATATTCGCCAGTGCCTACAGGGATATTtaaacgagaacaaaggggaTTAACCGACGCGTCTGAACATACGAAGCCAATAAATACAGCAAGGACGACATAGGCGAGATTACTTGTCTGGTAATTGAATTGATgaagtgataaattaatggaaatgaaagtggatgaaaaaacaacttgccgcaggtggggaatgagcCCACGCGTGCGACTCTTGCCAATTCAGCTACAGCGTCGCCATGCATTTTCCTATCCATTTTCGGGGGTGTATGTttgtctactagaactaaccgtgggagtgttagccagccccACCATTCACAAACCTTGGCTGCGGAAACTTCCTCCGCCAAGGCTTTTTTTCGTagcggcaagttgttttagaATCCTCTTTCGCTTTCATTAATTTGTCATATGTTTAACTCAATTActgaacaagtaatttcccctgtgttggacaagtaacttccccttggtgtctttgtttttgGCCAGTTATGACAGGAATGTTTAAAGAATGTAATATTCTAGACAACAGATATAGCTTCTACTCGAGGGATTTTCTTAACTTGCTTTGTCTCGTTTCTGATGCGATTATTTCTAAAAAAGATACCATGGCGAGAAGATTTAGCCGCGCATTAAGCAAATTTATTTTCTGCCGGCTCACATGCAGCTTCGCTTTGGCGTGTAGCGAACACGGCGCGACTCGCATCCAGCAGACACGGGTCTCCGCACGCTGCGTAggcgtcattttcttttttttttcactttgtggctttacatgccagaaccaaaATTTTGTTCTGCGGCTTGCCCTAGTGagggctcaggattaattttgaccacctgggattctttaacgcacACCCAATACACAGAACAGCAGcggtgttttgtttgttttttcattcagCCACCATCGGTATGCGGACGCCGCGACGCAGATAAAATCAGGGACCGTGTTATCAGCAGGGTAaacccatagccactgagctacggCCCCAGGTGCCGTAGCTGTTAACGTATATCGAGCGCGCTGTGACTCACACCCAAGCAAGCATAGACCTCCGAGATCTACGGCATGGCTCATTGCTGCGAATCGCAGGTGACGCCACAGGGTGCAGTAGCAATTTGTGCGgcgctttggaaaaaaaaaaaaaaaacactgaagtTTCAATAGCTCATGAAGGGTGGCCTTCAATGTGGCACAGTGCGACAGCATTCTTATTTGAAGCGAAgtcgttttgtttttgttttgttcagtgcACAGCTGTTGTACAAAGTGGCCGCGTTGCAACCACAAGCTTGCTTCGCATAGCTCCCCCCACCCTCCAAGAATAATCATAAAACAAACAGTTCACCATGAAGCGTAAAAATGCCACACAGAATCGCTTTCTGCCGGCTCAATAAAGGTGAGCGCCACTGGGGCAGCCCTTTTTTCAAAGAAAATGAGACTTCAttttagatttatttatttatttatttatttattttattattatttaaagcACCTTACAGGGCCCAGAAGAGCACTGAGTAAGTGGGACAAGAACAGCATAAACAGTATAGGAACAATTACCAGATGACGACGGTGGATGCAAAACAGGAAGTAAAAGGGagaacttgtaaaaaaaaaatataagagaaTAATATACATAGGCGCAAGGAACATTGTATAATACCGTGAGTAACATGGATGCGTCATATGTAGCCAAAACATATCGTAAGAAAAAGCAGTGACCATACAAGAACTGTTATTGATTTAAGATGCACAAGGTAACAATGCGTGCTGCAATAGCAACGAGAATAGAAACGCATGCCAGCTGAAGAGACCCAAGTCGCGATATTGCTCCTTAGAAAAATGTTTGCGCAGTTGATCATGGAATGATTGGTGGTAACAGGTGGATGCAATAGAGTCGGGAAGATAATTCTAAAGAGCAATGGCACGTGGAAATGCCGATGAATTGAAGGCTAATGTCCTTCGATGCATGCGCTTTAGGCTAAATTGATTATGTAGTCGACGCGAAATGCGTGAAGGTGCTTCCTGAGGTAATggaggtagtttggtgctgtaaTAATATTGATGAAATGGGCATAAAAGTGcaatggaacgacgaaaatcTCATACTTCGAGCGATAATATCACGTTTGATCTGCGTTATGCTCGAATATGGACTGTAGTGCTGTGTAATGAAACGAGCTGCTCTATCTTGTACAGATTGTAGCATTGTGATTAGGTAGTTTTGATATGGGGTCCAGATAACTGATGCAGATTCTAGTTGCGGTCGCACAGTTGTTGGGTAAGCCAATTTGCTTACATTGTTGGGGGAGTTTCGCAAGTTCCGGCGCTGATGCCCACGGGATCTGGAAGCCTTGGCAGAAATGTTCTGAATGTGCGTGGCCCATGAAAGATTATGCGTGAGTGAACACAAATACTTGTATGATGATGCCTGAGATACTGTTGTGCTATCAATCGGGTACGAGAAGTTAGAATTTCTACGCTTGCGACTGAAAGATTATTTTGCATGTAGTCCAGTTAAGTGTCATTTGCCATGTAGTACACGAGTTTGAAATATGGTTTAGGTCACTTAGGAGAGCGAGGTGATCATCCATAGGATTAATTGAGCGGTAAATGATACTGTTATCAGCAAAAAGTCGTAAGGAGGAAGATATATCAGTGGGCAAGCCGCtaatgtatattaaaaacaatAAAGTGCCAAGAACCCTGCCTTGAGGTACGCCAGATGATAGATACGTTGCAGAGCGAATTGGTGAAATTGTTAACTGTAGTGAACTgttggaggaaagaaagaaaattacgaagcaATGACAGGGGTCGAGAATAAAGGCAGAGAGCTGATAATTTTGAGAACCAACGGGAATGTGCAACGTGGTCGAAAGCCTGAGCGAAACCTAAATAGATGCACTCAGTTTGTATGTTAGCGTTAGATGGCTTGGCTCCTTTATATTTCTACCAGTCAGTGTTGTTACTATGCCTATACAACACCTAGCCACACCTTCTCCACTCTTATAGTATTGTTGAGGTCAATGTGGAGTAGGTGATTGGACACATTAATATACGTAGGTATTGAGTTGTTTTTCAGGCGGGGAGGAGGCACTTTGCTTTAGCCATTTGGATTGCATGTAAGCTGTCCCTTGAACTGTATGAAAGATGTACACTTCTCTCATTCTATCTTATGTAAAACGCCGGCTTAACTTTCTAGCTGCTTTCCAAAATACACACTTCTTGCTAAACTAAACGCTCTTGCTCTCGAGCAGCATGTTTCGGTCACTATTTCGCTGGTACGCAAAACGCCTTACTCGGGGCTGTTTGTATTTTGTTCCGCTTGGGACGTGCATGAAAACATACTTTCGGAGACAGCTAAGAATGCTTCAGTATGTGGTGTAGTGTGTCCGCGTGCATTTTATGTTTTTAGGTGAATGCGGTACATAACTATGAACGGCTCGATTTCGCTTTCCCCCCTTGCAAATCAGTTTTTGTTATCCAAATGGTTGAATAGGAAGGAACTTCACCATCAGAGAGTCCAAGCGTCGGTAATGTTCTGAAACAGCTGAGGCCGTCTCCACTCCGAGGTGCTCCTTTCCGTCAGTGCATCGTGTTCCTATGCCTTCATCAAATCGTGTTCAATAATTTTCTATCTCCTTAAACCGGTGTACTGGCGACAATGTGTCAACGTCCTTCTTGTGGATTTACGTATACAGTATGGTAGGCTGCTGCGTACCGCTTGAAAGTATACTTTATTGCCACAGCAATTATATGCACACaacaggcgcatttttgccgtcggtgtcgccatgatgttccatatgaagtccaagggcgataacgccgtcgccgcgcgacgtatactgtatgtgcgagtgaaagtttgCAAGGGTGAGCCGATGATCGAGGCTCAACCTTGCACGCGCAAAAGAGGGAAAcgggggagcaagcgcgccgtcttccgtcgcgcgcgaggcacctgGGGGAGGGCAGGGACGGGGAAGGGGGAGGCGTTCCACTccggcggccgctgcgtacgGCGCCCGGGCGTCCATATCTTGAAAACGATTTGCAATGTAGAAAGAGTGCGCGGTCGCGCAggcttcatcttcaaagcaacctgcgatgtgtacaaagtgcgccgagtgctggaggaggaggaggaggagaagaagaaggaggagagaaaacctttattctggtcctgtacaaggtgttgccacctgcctggctagtcccatattgggaccgggaggtcaagcctcctagcgttatcacgggcgtactggagaGCCAGGACTTCAGGCATATGATCTGTAGATCTGATCATTCCtgaaaaccgattccgggaagtgCCAGGGCtgagcgacccgcactcccagagcagatgttcaagcgtgcatatctccttttcgcatgctttgcatataatattcatgtctgcaatgtcataccattcctttatttgtgcaagTGAATAATGagactgtgtttgtaattgcctaagtgtaactgcttgtgctctgtttagcctatagtgaggAGGTGGAAACACCCTCCtttccatgtagtaatgttttgaaatttcattgtatgtaatgagcgaGTTGCACAAGGCAGGGCGTTAATCAAAAAAATGGATAAAGGGGACAGAGGAGCCGAGTGCTGGTATCTTTGTATACGCTGTGCTTTCCACGCTTGGTTAGCGTTgcagcgagacgcagcacgaaggtaattTTCGCTgcctgctgccgccgcgcttcgTCACTCCAAccttttgacagtgagtttccccGGTCATCGATTGAGATGAGTTATGGCTATAACCGAACCTCCGTCATATTTATGCGGCACCGTTTACGGAGCAGGCTGTTTCGAGGAATGAAGAAAATGTGTGCCAAAACTCTAAGTGATTTGAACGAATGTCATCTCTGATTCAAGCACTAAACAGCAGTTACATTATTGCAGTGAAATACAAAAAGAAGCGCAGCGATCGATTGGTGCTAGGTATATGCATCTTAGTGGGCCAGATTTTTATGTGCCTCTGTGCTTTCTAAATTGGAGCTTTCATTTCGGAACTATCAAAAATGGGTACGCGTTCCATGCCTTTGACATAATAGA
It includes:
- the LOC126523078 gene encoding uncharacterized protein; translation: MQGKFPAVFLSVLCSAFAARAAAFLQGSGFGSLGLGGGYGGLGGYSTLGGFSGLGGFSGLGGYSGLGGYSGLRGYGGLGGYSGLGGYSGLGGLYSLGGLSGLGGLSGLYGGGYQGLSGLYGSSLGLSGLSGGVQRLGGLYGLGGYSGLGGLSSWNVGYPGYQSSLGSLGLSGSLGVYPGLSGLYGGYSRLGGLSGLAGGYSGLLNGGYMGGSTGLLGLSSPSVYSYGSSLGSLGGLSGGLRGVRVVGSYPGVSGVYGNSLGLSGLYGGYSGLGGLSGLSGGYSGLTGLSTSYGGYPGLLSGIGGFGGPVGLLGQGLGLSGSLTGYSGLSGLSGLYGGSSRLGGLSGLSGAYSGLLGLSSPSVYSYGSSLGSFGYPSSSGSLFGGLRGARLVGVYPGGFGGYGSSLGLSGLYGGYSGLGGMSGLLGGYSGLTGLSSLSGLGGYSGYSGLSGLSGLSGLYGGYPRSFGLSGLYGSGLGSSSGYGSLGGLGSYGSSFGYPGLYGNGWSSSGSFGYGGQGSLLGVTGPSTSLFTSNGMPSLSGSLGVGSSAVQSLVA